TCGCAGGCAATCATCCGCGCTCAGCGATAACCCGCGCCATAAGGCATTCCCCTGTTGCTCCACGCTGGCATAGTACGCTTTCAGATCTTTTTGATTCTGGGCGTAACAGTCGCCCAGCATGCTGATGGCGGATACGCCCATACCCAACAGATCGCTGTCGCCATGCGTAGTGTAACCCTGGAAATTGCGATGCAGTTTGCCCTCTCGCTGTGCAATAGCCAGCTCATCATCAGGGCGCGCAAAGTGATCCATCCCGATATACTGATAGCCCTGCGCGGTTAGCGTCGCGATAGTTTGTTGTAAAATATCCAGCTTCTGCGCCGCGCTCGGCAGTTCATCATCTTTAATTTTCCGCTGAGCGGCAAACAGCGTCGGCAGGTGCGCATAGTTAAACACGCTCAGGCGATCGGGTTGCAGCATCGCAACCTTTTCCAACGTATAGGCGAAGCTTTGTGGCGTCTGCATAGGCAGGCCATATATCAAATCGATATTGCTGGAGGTAAAACCCAGCTCACGCGCTCGTGCAATCAGCGCGAAGATAAAGGCCTCATCCTGAACACGGTTAACCCGTTCCTGCACCACTTTATTAAAGTCCTGCACGCCCATACTCAGACGGTTAAAGCCCAGCGAACGCAGATGATCGAGTACGTCCAGCTCTAATTCACGCGGATCAACTTCAATAGAGATC
The sequence above is a segment of the Mixta intestinalis genome. Coding sequences within it:
- the hemN gene encoding oxygen-independent coproporphyrinogen III oxidase, with amino-acid sequence MALPLTEWDQALIEKYNYAGPRYTSYPTALEFTEGWSEAAFQQAARRYPERPLSLYIHIPFCHRLCYFCGCNKQVTRQMHKGDRYLDVLEQEIRQRAALFSERKVMQMHWGGGTPTWLSKAQISRLMTILRECFSFSDEAEISIEVDPRELELDVLDHLRSLGFNRLSMGVQDFNKVVQERVNRVQDEAFIFALIARARELGFTSSNIDLIYGLPMQTPQSFAYTLEKVAMLQPDRLSVFNYAHLPTLFAAQRKIKDDELPSAAQKLDILQQTIATLTAQGYQYIGMDHFARPDDELAIAQREGKLHRNFQGYTTHGDSDLLGMGVSAISMLGDCYAQNQKDLKAYYASVEQQGNALWRGLSLSADDCLRRDVIKSLICNFALSFHEAEAAGGVKFTDYFAEDLALLAPLAEDGLVEISSDSLTVTPKGRLLIRNICMCFDVYMRQRARQQQFSRVI